In Deltaproteobacteria bacterium, the following are encoded in one genomic region:
- a CDS encoding P1 family peptidase — MTLFVHGFLWCSLLLALAAALPQAATADAVLHSQQPVSMQGLTAVAGVKVGHYTLSERPTGCTVVLVEAGATAGVDVRGAAPGTRETDLLAPENLVEKVQAIVLAGGSAFGLDAATGVMRYLDEKGVGFDARVAKVPIVPAAVLFDLGIGDPKIRPTAECGYRAATAATSEPVQEGNIGAGAGATVGKLMGPQRAMKGGLGSATITLPDGLTVAALVAVNAVGDVIDPSTGRVIAGLRTEDGKGLADVRTLIRSGAVPRARPGQNTTIGVVATNARLTKTQATKVAQMAQDGLARALSPTHTPFDGDTVFALATGSHQGNVELLAVGALAAEAMADAIVRAVHAATGIPGYPAVRDLQ; from the coding sequence ATGACGCTCTTCGTTCACGGCTTTTTGTGGTGCTCTCTTCTGCTCGCGTTGGCGGCGGCCCTCCCGCAGGCAGCAACCGCCGACGCTGTCTTGCACAGCCAGCAACCTGTCAGCATGCAGGGACTCACTGCGGTTGCTGGTGTGAAGGTTGGGCATTACACGCTGAGCGAACGGCCTACGGGCTGCACCGTGGTCTTAGTTGAAGCGGGCGCAACCGCTGGAGTTGATGTACGCGGCGCGGCGCCGGGCACCCGCGAGACGGATCTGCTCGCCCCGGAAAATTTAGTAGAGAAAGTGCAAGCCATCGTCTTAGCTGGCGGCAGCGCCTTTGGCCTTGATGCCGCCACCGGCGTGATGCGCTATCTCGACGAGAAAGGCGTGGGGTTCGATGCCCGCGTCGCCAAGGTACCCATCGTTCCGGCAGCTGTCCTCTTCGACCTTGGCATCGGCGATCCCAAGATTCGTCCCACCGCCGAGTGCGGCTATCGTGCGGCTACTGCGGCAACGAGCGAGCCCGTCCAAGAAGGCAATATCGGCGCAGGGGCAGGGGCCACGGTGGGCAAACTGATGGGTCCACAGCGCGCCATGAAAGGCGGGCTCGGGTCCGCAACGATCACCTTGCCCGATGGCCTCACGGTCGCCGCGCTGGTGGCGGTCAATGCAGTGGGAGATGTCATCGACCCGAGCACCGGGCGGGTCATCGCCGGTCTGCGCACAGAAGATGGGAAAGGCTTGGCCGATGTGCGGACCCTGATTCGTTCCGGGGCCGTGCCGCGTGCGCGCCCTGGGCAGAACACCACCATTGGCGTGGTTGCCACCAACGCGCGTTTGACCAAAACGCAAGCCACGAAAGTTGCCCAGATGGCGCAGGACGGCCTCGCCCGTGCCCTCTCGCCTACGCACACACCCTTCGATGGGGACACGGTGTTCGCGCTGGCGACCGGCTCACACCAAGGCAACGTTGAGCTGTTGGCGGTTGGTGCCCTCGCGGCTGAGGCGATGGCCGACGCGATCGTTCGGGCCGTGCACGCGGCGACCGGCATCCCTGGCTATCCAGCGGTAAGGGACCTGCAATAA